GCGGCTCCAGGTTGGCGGCGGTGGTGCGCATGAGGGCCGCGCGGTCCTCGACGACGTGCGGCATCACGTCCTCGTGGGGGAGGACGACGCCCTCGCCGGGCGCGGACAGTTCCAGGGCCCCGATGAGGCCGCGCTGGAGGATGCCGTCGCCGCGCTGCTCGTACACGTAGATCGCGGGGTCGGGGTCCGGGGCGAGGATGCCGTCGGCGAGCCAGCGGTCGAGGGTGACGGCCGCCTTGCGGTGCCGGGTGCCGGCGGTGATGGCCTGGGGGAGGATCAGCCGCACGATGTTGTGCGGGTCGGCGGACTCCAGGTGGTGGAGTCCGTCGGGTCGTACGACCACGTCGTACGGGGGTGAGGTCACGGCTGCCAGGCTGCCGACCCGTGCGGGCACGTATCGGAGACCCCGGAACGGGGCCAGGCGCAGTCCTGGGGCGCGGACGTCATCGGCCGCGTGACCTGAAGTGTTCATCTCGTCATCGTATGTGGCCGGTAGCGATGAGCGATGATCGGGGGAGTGAGGGAATTTCACCCGTTGACGTGAGGAGTGCGTGGTCATGACGGGAATCGGCCAGGGCCGGCAGGGCAGGATTCGGCCGGGCGGCAGTGCGGTCGCGCTGAGCGAGGCGTACGACACGGCGCTGCTCGACCTGGACGGCGTCGTCTACGCCGGAGGGCACGCGATCCCGTACGCCGTCGAGGCGCTGGGGACGGCCCGGGCGGGCGGGATGCACCTCGCGTACGTCACCAACAACGCGCTGCGGACGCCGGAGGCGGTGGCGGCGCACCTCACCGAGCTGGGGGTGCCGGCGGAGGCCGGCGACGTGATCACCTCGGCGCAGGCGGTGGCCCGGCTGATCGCGGACGAGCTGCCGCCCGGCTCGCGGGTCCTGCTGATCGGCGGCGAGGGGCTGCGGGTGGCGCTGCGCGAGCGGGGTCTGGTGCCGGTGGAGTCGGCGGACGACGACCCGGCGGCGGTGGTGCAGGGGTACGGCGGGCCGGAGCTGCCGTGGGGGCGGTTCGCCGAGGCCAGCTACGCGGTGGCGCGGGGGCTGCCGTGGTACGCCTCGAACACGGACCTGACCATCCCGGGGGCGCGGGGGATCGGGCCGGGCAACGGCGCGGCCGTGGAGGTCGTCCGGATCGCGACCGGGGCGGAGCCGAAGGTCGCGGGCAAGCCGTTGCCGCCGATGCACCGGGAGACGGTGCTGCGGACCGGGGCCGAGCGGCCGCTGGTGGTCGGGGACCGGCTGGACACGGACATCGAGGGGGCGTTCAACGGGGGCGTGGACTCGCTGCTCGTGCTGACCGGTGTCACGGACGTGGCGCGGCTCCTCGCGGCCGTCCCGGAGCACCGGCCGACGTACGTGGCGGCCGACCTGCGCGGGCTGCTCGTGGCGCAGCCGGAGGTCGCCGGGGGCGCCGAGGGGGCGTTCCTGTGCGGGGGCTGGACGGCCTCGGTGAGCGGCGGTGCGCTGGTGGTGGAGGGCGTGGAGGAGACGGCCGGTCGGCTGGATCCGCTGGACGGCGTACGGGCGCTGTGCGCGGCGGCCTGGGCGCACGCGGGTGGGGGGGCGTGCGGCCTCGACGCGGGGAAGGCGCTGGGGCGGCTGGGGCTGGAGTGATCGGAGGGCCCGGGGCGGCGGGCTGCGGGTTCGTACGTCCGGGTCCGGATCCTCCCGGTGTCCAGGGGATCGATCCCGTGGGAGGGTAGGCTAACCTAACCTCGTGTTGGTCGAGAGCCCCTCCCGTGCGAGCGCGGAGCCGGTCGGTCCTGTCCGGAAACCGTCGCGTCGCCATTCCCTGCGTGCCGTCGGACTGGTCGTGGCCGTCGGCGTCCTGCTGCTGGTCTGTGTCCTGAGCATCATGATCGGTGCCAAGCCGGTGCCGCTCGGCGACGTGTGGCACGGACTGTTCCAGAACAGCGGCATCCGCAACGACGTCGTCATCCACGACGTCCGCGTCCCCCGCACCATCCTCGGGCTGCTCGTCGGCCTGGCGCTCGGGCTCTCCGGGGCCGTCATGCAGGGCCTCACCCGCAACCCGCTCGCCGAGCCCGGGCTGCTCGGCGTCAACGCCGGCGCCGCCGCGGCGGTCGTGTCCGCGATCGCGTTCCTCGGGGTCACCGACGCCGACACCTACGTGTGGTTCGCCTTCATCGGCGCCGCGGTCGTCTCCGTCCTCGTCTACGTCCTCGGCGGCAGCCGCAGCGCCACCCCCGTGCGCCTCGCGCTCGCCGGCACGGCGGCCACCGCCGCGCTGTACGGGTACGTCAACGCCGTGCAGCTGCTGGACTCCGCCGCCCTGGACCGGCTGCGCTTCTGGACGGTCGGCTCGCTCGCCTCCGCCACCATGGACACCGTCGGGCAGGTCGCGCCCTTCATCCTGGTCGGCGCCGTGCTCGCGCTGCTCATCGCCCGACCGCTGAACGCCATGGAGCTCGGCGACGACACCGCCCGCGCCCTCGGCGCCCACCTCAACCGCACCCGGGCGATCGCGATGGTCTCGGTCACGCTGATGTGCGGGGCCGCGACCGCCGCCTGCGGCCCGATCGTCTTCCTCGGCCTGATGGTCCCGTACATCGTGCGGTCGATCACCGGCCCGGACATGCGCTGGATCCTCCCGTACGCGGCCGTCCTGTCGCCCGTGCTCCTGCTCGGCTCCGACATCATCGGCCGGGTCGTCGCCCGGCCCTCCGAACTCCAGGTCGGCATCGTCACCGCGCTCATCGGCGGGCCCGTCTTCATCCGACTCGTCCGCCGCAAGAGGATGGCCACCCTGTGAGCACCAAGACCCTGCGGACCGCCGGCGGGCTCTCCGTACGCTACGCACCGCGCGCGCTCCTCTCCGTCCTCGGCCTGCTCCTGCTGGCCGTCGCCGCCGCGGTCGTCCTCATCGGCAGCGGCGACTTCCCCATCGCGCCCGCCGACGTCGTCGCCACCCTGCTCGGCCACGGCACGCCCGTGCAGGAGTTCGCCGTCATGGACCTGCGGCTGCCGAGAGTCCTGGTGGCCGTCTTCGTCGGCGCCGCGCTCGGCATCGGCGGCGCGGTCTTCCAGTCGGTCTCCCGCAACCCGCTGGGCAGCCCCGACGTCATCGGCTTCGGCCAGGGCTCCACCGTCGGCGCGCTCACCGTCATGGTGCTCTTCCAGGGCGGCGCCGCCGCGGCGGCCGGCGGCGCGGTCGTCGGCGGCCTCGTCACCGGCGTCGTGATCTACCTGCTCGCCTGGAAGCGCGGGGTGAGCGGCTACCGGCTCGTGCTCATCGGCATCGGCGCCGCCGCCATGCTCACCGCCGTCATCAACTACCTCATCACCAAGGCGCAGTTCGTCGACGCCGCCCGGGCCACCGTCTGGATGACCGGATCGCTCGACGGCCGCGACTGGGCCCAGTTCTGGCCGCTGCTCGCCGTCAGCTGCGTGCTGCTGCCGGTCGTGCTCGGCCACGGGCGGGCGCTGCGCATGCTGGAGATGGGCGACGACGCCGCCTACGCCCTCGGGGTGAAGGTCGAGCGGACCCGGATCGTGCTCATGGGCTCGGCCGTGCTGCTCGTCGCGGTCGCCACCGCCGCCGCGGGGCCGATCGTCTTCGTCTCCCTCACCGCGCCCCAGCTGGCCCGCCGGCTCACCCGCTCGCCCGGGCCCAACCTCGCCGCGTCCGCGCTGATGGGCACCGCCCTGCTGCTCCTCGCCGACTGGGCCGCCACCAACGCGTTCGGCGAGCGCCAGCTGCCGGTCGGCGTCGTCACCGGCGTCCTCGGCGGCTGCTACCTGCTGTGGCTGCTCGTCAGCGAGCGCAAGGCGGGCCGGATATGACCACCCAGAACACCACCAGGAGCAAGGGTATGAACGGGCAGCAGCAGGCGCAGCGGCTCATGGCCGAGTCGGTCACGCTCGCCTACGACCAGCGGGTCATCGCCCGCGACCTCAGCGTCGCGATCCCCGACAACTCCTTCACCGTCATCGTCGGGCCCAACGCCTGCGGCAAGTCGACGCTGCTGCGCGCCCTCTCCCGGATGCTCAAGCCCAGCCAGGGGCGCGTCCTGCTCGACGGGCAGGCGATCCACTCGCTGCCCGCCAAGAAGGTCGCCAAGACGCTCGGCCTGCTGCCGCAGTCCTCCGTCGCCCCCGACGGCATCACCGTCGCCGACCTCGTCGCCCGGGGCCGCTACCCCCACCAGGGGCTGCTGCGCCAGTGGTCGCCCGAGGACGAGCGGATCGTGCAGGAGTCGATGGCCGCGACCGGGGTCGCCGAACTCGCCGAGCGGTACGTCGACGAGCTCTCCGGCGGTCAGCGGCAGCGCGTCTGGATCGCCATGGCCCTCGCCCAGCAGACCCCGCTGCTGCTGCTCGACGAGCCGACCACCTTCCTCGACATCCAGCACCAGATCGACGTCCTCGACCTGTGCGCCGAGCTCCACGAGAACCAGGGCCGCACCCTCGTCGCCGTCCTGCACGACCTCAACCACGCCGCCCGTTACGCCACCCACCTGATCGCCTGCCGCGACGGCGAGGTCGTCGCCGAGGGGCCGCCGTCCGAGGTGGTCACGGCGGAGCTCGTCGAGCGGGTCTTCGGGCTGCGCTGCCAGGTCATCGAGGACCCGGAGACCGGCACGCCGCTGGTCGTCCCGGCGGGGCGCAAGGCGAGGGCCGGGCGCAAGGCGGTGGCGCCCGTGGAGTCCGCGGCGCCCGTGGAGGCGGCTCCTGCGGTGCCGGCCGTGCTGCCGGAGCCCGCGCCCGCGACCTGAGCCGAAAGACGCGGCCTAGAGCAGCGAGCGCAGCCGCAGCAGATCGCGGAAGCCCGCCTCCAGGCCGACCCGGCCGGAGGCCCAGGCCTTGGCGAAGTTCAGCTCGCCGTCCACCATCGCCACCAGGTCGTCCCCGGTCATCCGGAGACGGATCTGCGCCTTGTGGGGCGGCGGGCCGGGGACGGTGTCCTCGACCTCGATCCGGCCGTCCACGAGACGCCCCGTGAAGGTCGTGTCCAGGTCGGTGAGGTGGCAGCTCAGGCTGCGGTCGAACGCGGCCGCGCCGCGCACCCCCTCGTCGGCCCGCGCGAGGTTGTCCGAAAGTCTGCTCAGTGCGCCGCGGCACTCGGTGATCGTCGCCATCGCCGTCGACGGTACCCCAGCGCTTCGCGATAGCGTCGGGGCATGAGCGACGCGTACCCGTACCCCGGGGGTGCCCGGCGGGCCGACGGCGACCCGGCGGACCTCGACGAGGACCTCCCGCACCCCCCGCCGGGGCCGGACCCGCTGGCCGCCGTGGCGCCGGCCCTGGCGCCGGCCCTGGCGCCGGCCGTGGTGGGGGCGGCGGTCGCCGCGGAGCCGGGCGGGGACGCCGGGGCCGACCCCTACGAGGCCGCCGGGCCCGCTCCGCTCGGCGTCGTGCGGACCCCCACCGGGCGGCCCGCCGTCGACGCGCTGCTGGACCGGCTCGGCGACGCCGACCACCTCACGGCCGACGGACACCTCGACGTGTACGAGGATGTACACCGTGGGCTGCGCGCCGAGCTGACCTCGCTCGACGAGCACCCCGCCCCCCGTCCGTACGACAACAGGAGCTGAACCGAACGTGGCAGGACCGGTCCGCCGCCGTCTCGACGCCGAGCTGGTACGGCGCAAGCTGGCGCGCTCGCGCGAGCACGCCAGCCAGCTGATCGCCGCGGGCCGGGTGACCGTCGGCAAGACCGTCGCCACCAAGCCCGCCACCCAGGTGGAGACCGCCGCGGCCATCGTCGTCGCCCAGGACGACGCCGACCCCGACTACGTCTCGCGCGGCGGCCACAAGCTGGCCGGGGCCTTCGCCGCCTTCGTGCCGCAGGGCCTGCGCGTCGAGGGCCGGCGCGCCCTGGACGCGGGCGCCTCCACCGGCGGCTTCACCGACGTGCTGCTGCGCGCCGGCGCCGCCCACGTCATGGCCGTCGACGTCGGCTACGGGCAGCTCGCCTGGTCGCTGCAGAGCGACGAGCGGGTCACCGTCAAGGACCGCACCAACGTGCGCGAGCTGACCCTCGACGCCATCGACGGCATCCCCGTCGACCTCGTCGTCGGCGACCTGTCGTTCATCCCGCTCGGCCTCGTGCTGCCCGCCCTCGCCGCCTGCACCGGGCCCGGCGCCGACCTCGTCCTGATGGTCAAGCCGCAGTTCGAGGTCGGCAAGGAGCGGCTCGGCACCGGCGGCGTCGTGCGCAGCGCCGAGCTGCGCGCCGACGCCGTGAAGAACGTGGCCCGGCAGGCGGGCGAGCTCGGGCTCGGTGTCCTCGGCGTCACGGCCAGCCCGCTGCCCGGGCCCTCGGGCAACGTCGAGTACTTTCTGTGGCTGCGGGCCGGGGCGCCCGCCCTTGATCCGGCGGACGTCGACCGCGCCGTGGCGGAAGGACCTCGTTGAGCACTGGTTCGAGCACCTCGACCGACAGCACCCGTACCGTCTTCCTGCTCGCGCACACCGGCCGGCCGGCCGCGGTGCGCAGCGCCGAACTCGTCGTCCTCGGGCTGCTCCGCAGCGGCATCGGGGTGCGCGTCCTGGAGGCGGAGGCGGCCGACCTGCCGCTGCCGCCGTCCGTGGAGAAGGTCCCGGAGGCCTGCTCCGACGCGCTCGACGGCTGTGAACTCCTCGTCGTCCTCGGCGGCGACGGCACCCTGCTGCGCGGCTCCGAGTTCTCCCGCGCCTCCGGGGTGCCGATGCTCGGCGTCAACCTCGGCCGGGTCGGCTTCCTCGCCGAGGCCGAGCGCGACGACCTCGACAAGGTCGTCGACCGGGTCGTGACCAAGGCGTACGAGGTCGAGGAGCGGATGACCCTCGACGTGACCGTCTACCAGAACGGCGACGTCCTGCACCGGGACTGGGCGCTCAACGAGGCGGCCGTGCAGAAGGTGTCGCCGGAGCGGATGCTGGAGGTCGTCCTCGCGATCGACGGGCGGCCGGTGACCGGCTTCGGCTGCGACGGCGTCATCTGCGCGACGCCGACCGGCTCGACCGCGTACGCCTTCTCGGCGGGCGGGCCGGTGATCTGGCCGGAGGTCGAGGCGCTGCTCATGGTGCCGATCGGGGCGCACGCCCTGTTCGCCAAGCCGCTGGTCACCACGCCCGACTCGGTGCTCGCCGTCGAGGTCGAGCCGCACACCCCGCACGGGGTGCTGTGGTGCGACGGCCGGCGGACGGTGGAGCTCCCGGCCGGCGCCCGGGTCGAGGTCCGGCGCGGCGCCGTCCCGGTCCGGCTCGCCCGGCTGCACCACGCCTCCTTCACGGACCGGCTGGTGGCGAAGTTCGCCCTGCCGGTGTCGGGATGGCGCGGGGCGCCGCACTGACGCCGGCGGGGCCGGCCGGCCCTGCCGGGCCGTCGGCGGGACCGGAGATCCACTCCAGTGGGTGATAGAAGGCCCCTCCGACCTGCGGGTTCGCGCTCAGTCGGCAGGGGCCGTCGCACAGCGGTGCCCGGACCTCGTAAGGTCTTCTCCGTGTTGGAGGAGATGCGGATACGGTCGCTCGGAGTCATCGACGACGCGGTGGTCGAGCTGTCGCCCGGGTTCACCGCGGTGACCGGTGAGACCGGCGCGGGCAAGACGATGGTCGTGACCAGCCTCGGGCTGCTGCTCGGCGGGCGCGCCGACCCGGCCCTGGTACGGATCGGGGCGGGCGCCGCCGTCGTCGAGGGCCGCATCGCGCTGCCCCCGGGCGCGCCGGTCGCGGCGCGCGCCGAGGAGGCGGGCGCCGAGCTCGACGAGGGCGCGCTGCTCGTCAGCCGCACCGTCTCGGCCGAGGGGCGCTCGCGGGCGCACCTGGGCGGGCGCTCCGTGCCCGTGGGGCTGCTGGCCGAGCTGGCCGACGAGCTCGTGGCCGTGCACGGCCAGACCGACCAGCAGGGACTGCTCAAGCCGGCCCGGCAGCGCGGCGCCCTCGACCGGTACGCGGGGGACGCCGTCGCCGTCCCGCTCGGCGCGTACGGCGAGGCGTACAAGCGTCTGCGGGCCGTCACCGCAGAGCTGGAGGAGATCACCACCCGGGCCCGGGAGCGGGCCCAGGAGGCCGATCTGCTGCGGTTCGGGCTGGGCGAGATCGAGGCCGTGGCGCCGCTGCCGGGCGAGGACGTCGAGCTGGCCGCCGAGGCGGAGCGGCTCGGCCACGCCGAGTCCCTGGCCTCCGCCGCCGCCCTCGCGCACGCCGCGCTCGCGGGCCAGCCCGAGGACCCGGAGGCCGTGGACGCGACGACGCTGGTCGCGGGCGCGGGCCGGGCCCTGGAGGCCGTACGGGCGCACGACCCGGCGCTCGCCGCGCTCGCCGACCGGATGGGGGAGATCTCCATCCTGCTGTCGGACGTGGCCGGGGAGCTCGCCGGGTACGCCGACGACCTGGACGCCGACCCGCTGCGGCTCGCCGCCGTCGAGGAGCGGCGGGCCCTGCTCACGCAGCTGACCCGGAAGTACGGGGCGGACATCGCGGCCGTGCTCGCCTGGGCCGAGGAGAGCGCGGCCCGGCTCACCGAACTGGACGGCGACGACGACCGCGTCGGCGAGCTGACCGAGGAGCGCGACCGGCTGCGCGACGAGCTGTCGGTGCTCGCGCAGCGGCTCACCGACGCGCGGACGGAGGCGGCCGACCGGTTCGCCGACGCCGTCACCGCCGAACTGGCCTCGCTGGCCATGCCGCACGCGCGGGTGTCGTTCGCGATCCGGCAGACCGAGGACCCCGACGGCGTCGAGGTCGGCGGCCGCCGGGTCGCCTACACGCCGTCCGGCGCCGACGAGGTGGAGCTGCTGCTCGCCCCGCATCCGGGTGCCCCGCCGCGGCCGATCGCCAAGGGCGCGTCCGGCGGTGAGCTGTCCCGGGTGATGCTCGCGGTGGAGGTCGTCTTCGCGGGCACGGACCCGGTGCCGACCTATCTCTTCGACGAGGTCGACGCGGGCGTCGGCGGCAAGGCGGCCGTGGAGATCGGGCGCCGGCTCGCCAAGCTGGCGAAGACCGCGCAGGTCGTGGTCGTCACCCACCTGCCGCAGGTGGCCGCGTTCGCCGACCGCCAGCTGCTCGTGGAGAAGACCAACGACGGCTCCGTGACCCGCTCCGGCGTCACCGTCCTGGAGGGCGAGGACCGGGTGCGCGAGCTGTCCCGGATGCTCGCCGGCCAGGAGGACTCGGAGACCGCGCGGGCGCACGCCGAGGAG
The DNA window shown above is from Streptomyces showdoensis and carries:
- a CDS encoding HAD-IIA family hydrolase; the protein is MTGIGQGRQGRIRPGGSAVALSEAYDTALLDLDGVVYAGGHAIPYAVEALGTARAGGMHLAYVTNNALRTPEAVAAHLTELGVPAEAGDVITSAQAVARLIADELPPGSRVLLIGGEGLRVALRERGLVPVESADDDPAAVVQGYGGPELPWGRFAEASYAVARGLPWYASNTDLTIPGARGIGPGNGAAVEVVRIATGAEPKVAGKPLPPMHRETVLRTGAERPLVVGDRLDTDIEGAFNGGVDSLLVLTGVTDVARLLAAVPEHRPTYVAADLRGLLVAQPEVAGGAEGAFLCGGWTASVSGGALVVEGVEETAGRLDPLDGVRALCAAAWAHAGGGACGLDAGKALGRLGLE
- a CDS encoding FecCD family ABC transporter permease; this encodes MAVGVLLLVCVLSIMIGAKPVPLGDVWHGLFQNSGIRNDVVIHDVRVPRTILGLLVGLALGLSGAVMQGLTRNPLAEPGLLGVNAGAAAAVVSAIAFLGVTDADTYVWFAFIGAAVVSVLVYVLGGSRSATPVRLALAGTAATAALYGYVNAVQLLDSAALDRLRFWTVGSLASATMDTVGQVAPFILVGAVLALLIARPLNAMELGDDTARALGAHLNRTRAIAMVSVTLMCGAATAACGPIVFLGLMVPYIVRSITGPDMRWILPYAAVLSPVLLLGSDIIGRVVARPSELQVGIVTALIGGPVFIRLVRRKRMATL
- a CDS encoding FecCD family ABC transporter permease; this encodes MSTKTLRTAGGLSVRYAPRALLSVLGLLLLAVAAAVVLIGSGDFPIAPADVVATLLGHGTPVQEFAVMDLRLPRVLVAVFVGAALGIGGAVFQSVSRNPLGSPDVIGFGQGSTVGALTVMVLFQGGAAAAAGGAVVGGLVTGVVIYLLAWKRGVSGYRLVLIGIGAAAMLTAVINYLITKAQFVDAARATVWMTGSLDGRDWAQFWPLLAVSCVLLPVVLGHGRALRMLEMGDDAAYALGVKVERTRIVLMGSAVLLVAVATAAAGPIVFVSLTAPQLARRLTRSPGPNLAASALMGTALLLLADWAATNAFGERQLPVGVVTGVLGGCYLLWLLVSERKAGRI
- a CDS encoding ABC transporter ATP-binding protein, which encodes MTTQNTTRSKGMNGQQQAQRLMAESVTLAYDQRVIARDLSVAIPDNSFTVIVGPNACGKSTLLRALSRMLKPSQGRVLLDGQAIHSLPAKKVAKTLGLLPQSSVAPDGITVADLVARGRYPHQGLLRQWSPEDERIVQESMAATGVAELAERYVDELSGGQRQRVWIAMALAQQTPLLLLDEPTTFLDIQHQIDVLDLCAELHENQGRTLVAVLHDLNHAARYATHLIACRDGEVVAEGPPSEVVTAELVERVFGLRCQVIEDPETGTPLVVPAGRKARAGRKAVAPVESAAPVEAAPAVPAVLPEPAPAT
- a CDS encoding SCP2 sterol-binding domain-containing protein produces the protein MATITECRGALSRLSDNLARADEGVRGAAAFDRSLSCHLTDLDTTFTGRLVDGRIEVEDTVPGPPPHKAQIRLRMTGDDLVAMVDGELNFAKAWASGRVGLEAGFRDLLRLRSLL
- a CDS encoding TlyA family RNA methyltransferase, with the translated sequence MAGPVRRRLDAELVRRKLARSREHASQLIAAGRVTVGKTVATKPATQVETAAAIVVAQDDADPDYVSRGGHKLAGAFAAFVPQGLRVEGRRALDAGASTGGFTDVLLRAGAAHVMAVDVGYGQLAWSLQSDERVTVKDRTNVRELTLDAIDGIPVDLVVGDLSFIPLGLVLPALAACTGPGADLVLMVKPQFEVGKERLGTGGVVRSAELRADAVKNVARQAGELGLGVLGVTASPLPGPSGNVEYFLWLRAGAPALDPADVDRAVAEGPR
- a CDS encoding NAD kinase, coding for MSTGSSTSTDSTRTVFLLAHTGRPAAVRSAELVVLGLLRSGIGVRVLEAEAADLPLPPSVEKVPEACSDALDGCELLVVLGGDGTLLRGSEFSRASGVPMLGVNLGRVGFLAEAERDDLDKVVDRVVTKAYEVEERMTLDVTVYQNGDVLHRDWALNEAAVQKVSPERMLEVVLAIDGRPVTGFGCDGVICATPTGSTAYAFSAGGPVIWPEVEALLMVPIGAHALFAKPLVTTPDSVLAVEVEPHTPHGVLWCDGRRTVELPAGARVEVRRGAVPVRLARLHHASFTDRLVAKFALPVSGWRGAPH
- the recN gene encoding DNA repair protein RecN; its protein translation is MRIRSLGVIDDAVVELSPGFTAVTGETGAGKTMVVTSLGLLLGGRADPALVRIGAGAAVVEGRIALPPGAPVAARAEEAGAELDEGALLVSRTVSAEGRSRAHLGGRSVPVGLLAELADELVAVHGQTDQQGLLKPARQRGALDRYAGDAVAVPLGAYGEAYKRLRAVTAELEEITTRARERAQEADLLRFGLGEIEAVAPLPGEDVELAAEAERLGHAESLASAAALAHAALAGQPEDPEAVDATTLVAGAGRALEAVRAHDPALAALADRMGEISILLSDVAGELAGYADDLDADPLRLAAVEERRALLTQLTRKYGADIAAVLAWAEESAARLTELDGDDDRVGELTEERDRLRDELSVLAQRLTDARTEAADRFADAVTAELASLAMPHARVSFAIRQTEDPDGVEVGGRRVAYTPSGADEVELLLAPHPGAPPRPIAKGASGGELSRVMLAVEVVFAGTDPVPTYLFDEVDAGVGGKAAVEIGRRLAKLAKTAQVVVVTHLPQVAAFADRQLLVEKTNDGSVTRSGVTVLEGEDRVRELSRMLAGQEDSETARAHAEELLATARADG